From a single Couchioplanes caeruleus genomic region:
- a CDS encoding HEAT repeat domain-containing protein, which produces MLDGLDEVDWAALTHAYGAADDVPGLLREAALSELSERLLPPGTVHTATAAAVPYLVELAAAGRPEFVWMVGALAEHAPVRSTVLADRERLAPLLAHPDPRMREAAAYALAQLGTEDALLRARWSQEEDARVRASLVLALRLTDAITDPSPTVRAAAAVALARDGTPFPRNPAVIEAVATAAEAGAEVSWLHAAPAGWLDVVVRAARGTALLTRLVGSSSADVRAAAAWALTLRCQDSRSAPAELVPLLEPLLADPQTRDAAVAALRRCGRAAARFAGVLAEVAAGYPEVAASRAVTAELQAVETLLLIGDPRWVEPVIRAARDGNIPRMHARMPVSCSPPVLEAVRRALRDLAGDPGAGRAIEALCAVLARWEGAAGEAVPELVAALPSAPAAVTRALLAVGHLGGEMVAGLRTLAGEPGGLAAATALFRLTGDPGPALRALLTARPPVPAGIVAVLGPLAQPVVPGFELLLTGEAAASQPQCAGQLLAAQVVMAATGDTTAALRTVQAILRTGGSRAALAAAVVAELVEGGTAVRLRGELATWEPELRALLDDPRAVVEAAGALWRLGVPGADLVPAVLGAIDGGSRVVAAVGLLREMGATAEIATLVRRDRRIHAAGIDDDIVINDEVLRDSLAATG; this is translated from the coding sequence GTGCTGGACGGACTCGACGAGGTGGACTGGGCTGCGCTGACGCATGCGTACGGCGCCGCGGACGACGTGCCCGGGCTGCTGCGCGAGGCGGCGCTCTCCGAGCTCTCCGAGCGCCTCCTGCCCCCGGGCACGGTCCACACCGCTACCGCCGCGGCGGTGCCGTACCTGGTCGAGCTGGCCGCTGCGGGGCGGCCGGAGTTCGTGTGGATGGTGGGTGCGCTCGCCGAGCACGCGCCCGTGCGGTCAACCGTTCTGGCCGACCGGGAGCGCCTGGCGCCGCTGCTCGCGCACCCGGACCCGCGGATGCGGGAGGCGGCCGCGTATGCGCTCGCCCAGCTCGGCACGGAGGATGCGCTGCTGCGCGCACGCTGGTCGCAGGAAGAGGACGCCCGGGTCCGTGCGTCGCTGGTGCTGGCTCTGCGGCTCACGGACGCGATCACCGACCCGTCGCCCACCGTACGGGCGGCAGCCGCCGTCGCGCTGGCCCGGGACGGCACGCCGTTCCCGCGGAACCCGGCCGTCATCGAGGCCGTGGCGACCGCGGCCGAAGCCGGCGCCGAGGTCTCGTGGCTGCACGCCGCGCCGGCCGGGTGGCTCGACGTGGTGGTCCGCGCGGCCCGCGGAACCGCCCTGCTCACCCGGCTGGTCGGCTCCTCGTCGGCGGACGTACGGGCCGCAGCGGCGTGGGCGCTCACGCTGCGCTGCCAGGACAGCCGCTCGGCGCCCGCGGAGCTGGTTCCGCTGCTCGAGCCGTTGCTCGCCGATCCGCAGACCCGGGACGCGGCGGTCGCGGCGCTGCGCCGGTGCGGGCGGGCCGCCGCGCGCTTCGCCGGTGTGCTCGCCGAGGTGGCGGCCGGCTATCCGGAGGTCGCCGCGTCAAGGGCGGTCACCGCCGAGCTGCAGGCCGTCGAGACGCTGTTGCTGATCGGGGACCCACGCTGGGTGGAGCCGGTGATCCGGGCCGCGCGTGACGGCAACATCCCGCGGATGCACGCCCGGATGCCGGTGTCGTGCTCGCCGCCGGTGCTGGAGGCGGTCCGCCGGGCGCTGCGGGACCTCGCCGGGGATCCGGGCGCCGGACGGGCGATCGAGGCGCTGTGCGCCGTGCTGGCCCGGTGGGAGGGCGCTGCCGGGGAGGCCGTACCGGAGCTGGTCGCCGCGCTGCCGTCCGCGCCGGCCGCCGTCACCCGCGCGCTGCTGGCGGTCGGGCACCTCGGCGGTGAGATGGTCGCGGGGCTGCGGACGCTCGCCGGCGAACCGGGTGGCCTGGCCGCCGCGACGGCGCTGTTCCGGCTGACCGGCGACCCCGGGCCGGCGCTGCGAGCCCTGCTCACCGCCCGTCCGCCGGTGCCCGCCGGGATCGTCGCCGTGCTCGGGCCGCTCGCCCAGCCCGTCGTGCCCGGCTTCGAGCTGCTGCTCACCGGCGAGGCCGCCGCGAGCCAGCCGCAGTGCGCCGGCCAGTTGCTGGCGGCCCAGGTCGTGATGGCCGCGACCGGCGACACGACGGCGGCCCTGCGGACCGTGCAGGCGATCCTGCGCACCGGCGGATCCCGGGCGGCGCTGGCGGCGGCCGTCGTCGCCGAGCTGGTCGAGGGAGGGACGGCCGTCCGCCTCCGCGGCGAGCTCGCCACGTGGGAGCCCGAGCTGCGGGCGCTGCTGGACGACCCGCGGGCCGTCGTCGAGGCGGCCGGCGCCCTGTGGCGGCTGGGCGTCCCGGGCGCGGACCTCGTACCCGCCGTGCTGGGCGCGATCGATGGTGGCAGCCGGGTGGTGGCCGCTGTGGGGCTGCTGCGGGAGATGGGCGCGACGGCCGAGATCGCCACGCTCGTCCGTCGCGACCGGCGGATCCACGCCGCCGGGATCGACGACGACATCGTCATCAACGACGAGGTGCTGCGGGACAGCCTGGCCGCCACGGGCTGA